Proteins co-encoded in one Aspergillus fumigatus Af293 chromosome 6, whole genome shotgun sequence genomic window:
- a CDS encoding translation initiation complex factor eIF1A, whose translation MPKNKGKGGKNRRRGKNENDNEKRELVFKEEGQEYAQVVKMLGNGRLEAMCFDGEKRLAHIRGKLRKKVWINQGDIILLSLRDYQDEKGDVIMKYTADEARSLKAYGELPEHAKINETDTYGHEGFEDNVEFDEDRESEDEKEIDVDEL comes from the exons ATGCCCAAGAATAAGGGAAAG GGTGGTAAGAACAGGCGTCGTGGAAAGAACGAGAACGACAACGAGAAGCGTGAGCTCGtcttcaaggaagaaggccaggaGTATGCGCAGGTCGTGAAGATGCTCGGCAACGGCCGACTGGAGGCCATGTGCTTCGACGGCGAAAAGCGACTGGCACACATCCGAGGcaagctgaggaagaaggtctggaTCAACCAGggcgacatcatcctcctctcgCTGCGTGACTACCAGGACGAAAAGGGCGACGTTATCATGAAGTACACTGCCGACGAGGCCAGAAGTCTCAAGGCCTACGGCGAGTTGCCCGAGCACGCCAAGATCAACGAAACCGATACCTATGGCCACGAAGGCTTTGAGGACAACGTCGAGTTCGACGAGGACCGCGAGTCTGAagacgagaaggagatcgatgtcgacgagctCTAA
- a CDS encoding putative aspartate transaminase yields the protein MSVLSTLAPVPPDEIFALNRAYATDPFPQKVSLGVGVYRTDDGKPWPLPCVREAEKQLLAEDSLTRHEYTAIEGDIPFLELARDIMFGFDGKNAAEKHKSRIGSVQTVAGTGANHLGALFLATHMKPGKVWLSNPSWANHMTIWELAGVPRKTYPYYNPTTRSFDFDGMMATLEAEAQQGDVILLHACAHNPTGLDPNKEQWKAIADLCERKKIFPFFDSAYQGFASGSLEEDAWAVRYFLNEKPGMEMCVAQSFSKNFGLYGQRVGAFHYVLPQGSESLRDTVVVNLCHLIRGEYSMGPTAGCNLVKKVLTNEELTAQWHKDLKVMSSRIRSMRKALYDELLRLQTPGSWRHIVEQNGMFSYTGLTPAQVHSLKDKYHIYLLKSGRASISGLSEKNVAYVAQAIDDVVRNV from the exons ATGTCTGTGCTCAGTACACTGGCACCCGTCCCACCAGATGAGATCTTCGCCTTGAATCGCGCGTATGCCACGGATCCTTTCCCGCAAAAGGTCAGCCTGGGAGTTGGCGTCTACCGCACCGACGACGGCAAGCCATGGCCTCTTCCATGCGTGCGCGAAGCCGAGAAGCAACTGCTTGCCGAAGACAGTCTTACCAGACACGAGTACACCGCCATCGAAGGCGACATTCCCTTCCTCGAGCTGGCTCGGGACATAATGTTCGGGTTTGATGGCAAGAACGCAGCAGAGAAGCACAAGAGCCGCATTGGTTCCGTCCAGACCGTCGCAGGCACCGGCGCAAACCACCTCGGAGCCCTGTTCCTGGCAACCCACATGAAGCCCGGAAAGGTCTGGCTCTCCAACCCATCCTGGGCCAACCACATGACCATCTGGGAACTCGCAGGCGTCCCCCGCAAGACCTACCCTTACTACAACCCCACGACCCGCTCCTTTGACTTCGACGGTATGATGGCGACCCTGGAGGCCGAGGCGCAACAAGGCGatgtcatcctcctccacgCCTGCGCACATAACCCCACCGGCCTTGATCCCAACAAGGAGCAATGGAAGGCCATTGCCGACCTCTGCGAGCGCAAAAAgatcttccccttcttcgaCTCGGCCTACCAGGGTTTCGCATCGGGGTCTCTCGAGGAGGACGCCTGGGCGGTGCGCTACTTCCTCAACGAGAAGCCCGGCATGGAGATGTGCGTTGCGCAGAGCTTCTCCAAGAACTTCGGGCTCTACGGACAGCGCGTAGGTGCCTTCCACTACGTCCTGCCCCAAGGCAGCGAGAGTCTCCGCGACACCGTCGTCGTTAATCTGTGCCATTTGATCCGGGGCGAGTACTCCATGGGGCCCACAGCGGGTTGCAACCTCGTCAAGAAGGTCCTGACGAACGAAGAACTCACTGCGCAGTGGCACAAGGATCTCAAAGTAATGAGCTCGCGGATCCGCTCAATGAGAAAGGCTCTCTATGACGAGCTTCTGAGGCTGCAGACCCCGGGGTCCTGGAGACACATTGTGGAACAA AATGGAATGTTCTCCTACACCGGCCTCACCCCTGCGCAGGTTCATTCCCTCAAAGACAAGTATCACATCTACCTGCTTAAGTCCGGCAGAGCTTCCATCAGCGGCT TGAGTGAAAAGAACGTCGCCTACGTGGCCCAGGCCATCGACGACGTTGTGCGCAACGTCTAG
- a CDS encoding putative chitin biosynthesis protein (Chs5), whose translation MLVSLTVGKVDAGVAVLLTQDNRLDSTLLVRTVGRFTAANLGNLQIEFPSVLLPNSITSGSIVDITVSRNHAAEAASTSAFQALQKRILNTYGVKTPAPPVLRLRNATQTSLVLEWDPIDLATASLKSLSLYRNGSKAGSIPRPLETRSTKISGLAIDTEYSFHLVLRTTAGTYQSEKLTCRTHKMTDLSGITVTPGVLPEQQKEALAAALERIGGKMIDTVRIDTTHFVCTEGRGPLWEKAVEMNIPVVVPEWVDACEAEGTIVGVRGYYLNADPKARQLGPIHASTHQHTRSSVSMATNAPSQSQSQSQSQPQSQSQSRLSLQPQPTHQRELSVGDPPVTPFPGADMSGQPRADEREVSSDEEDLPPPPPPKDDAAGAEPAVNGKPESTSPEGVVSSGDKEERSESDEKHDEKDEDETAHEQAEEKQEQEEPTSNDSDAKGKGKEGEGDFSEISL comes from the exons ATGTTGGTCTCCTTGACAGTAGGCAAGGTAGACGCAGGAGTTGCTGTGCTCTTGACGCAGGATAACCGACTC GATTCTACCTTACTAGTAAGGACTGTTGGACGATTCACGGCTGCTAATCTCGGCAATCTACAGATCGAATTCCCCTCCGTCCTTCTCCCGAACAGCATCACATCTGGCAGCATTGTCGATATCACAGTATCGCGCAACCATGCCGCTGAAGCTGCTAGCACTTCAGCCTTCCAGGCGCTACAGAAGCGGATTCTCAACACCTACGGCGTGAAGACCCCTGCCCCTCCTGTCCTCCGGCTCCGCAACGCAACACAAACCTCCCTAGTCCTAGAATGGGATCCAATCGACCTGGCCACTGCGTCGCTCAAGTCGCTTTCTCTCTACCGCAATGGCTCGAAAGCTGGTTCGATACCAAGGCCGCTCGAGACACGGAGCACCAAGATTAGCGGCCTCGCCATCGACACGGAATATTCCTTCCACCTCGTCCTGCGCACAACAGCCGGCACATACCAATCGGAGAAACTGACATGTCGGACACACAAGATGACCGATTTGTCCGGTATCACGGTGACCCCTGGCGTCCTCCCCGAACAGCAGAAAGAGGCGCTCGCCGCGGCTTTGGAACGTATTGGCGGCAAGATGATCGACACAGTGCGCATCGATACCACTCACTTTGTATGTACAGAAGGCAGAGGCCCGCTGTGGGAGAAAGCGGTGGAGATGAACATTCCCGTCGTGGTTCCGGAGTGGGTGGATGCCTGTGAAGCCGAGGGCACCATCGTCGGAGTCCGGGGCTACTACCTGAATGCAGACCCCAAGGCCAGACAGCTCGGCCCCATCCATGCCTCGACACATCAACATACCAGATCCTCCGTGTCGATGGCAACCAATGCGCCatctcagtctcagtctcagtctcaatCCCAACCCCAATCACAGTCTCAGAGTAGACTGAGCCTCCAGCCTCAACCTACGCACCAGAGGGAATTGAGCGTCGGGGACCCCCCCGTGACTCCCTTCCCCGGTGCAGATATGAGTGGCCAGCCTCGAGCGGATGAGAGAGAGGTCTCATCGGATGAAGAGGACTTGCCGCCGCCCCCTCCTCCGAaggatgatgctgcaggTGCTGAACCCGCTGTGAACGGCAAACCTGAGTCGACAAGCCCGGAGGGAGTTGTCTCTTCTGGAGACAAGGAGGAACGGAGTGAAAGTGACGAGAAACATGACgaaaaggatgaagatgaaaccGCACACGAACAGGCCGAAGAAAagcaggaacaggaagaaCCGACATCAAACGACAGTGATGCCAAGGGTAAGGGGAAGGAAGGTGAGGGGGACTTTAGCGAGATTTCTCTGTGA
- a CDS encoding alpha/beta hydrolase — protein MIDSSTAGIEELHALRPKTIHQPLHNAIPPELVPRFDPVYVEYYNKYNAGRLHTHEVPIEDFRRNPAKYTIAYGRAAGPDVFRITEQKCPVKDGEITVRIFEPAPVSDDQGNLKKRAAYVNFHGGGWVFGDLSVDHDFCKRLVHGLDGHLVAFDVNYRLAPEYKYPIPVEDCWAAFNWVSDLVINSFTVQLSKSETKGLTIRLKKADEFNIDPDRMAIGGVSAGGQLSAVLAHLCRDGNIPLRLQLLTVPACDLHSVFTSDGQFDRENCPYESYREMEFTPALPAARMAYFHRHFLGNPRPPRSEEDWKISPMLAPNFENLAPALVHTAEMDPLRDEGEVYAAKLKDAGVRVELIRAVGAPHIFPLLDGILESGRVYNEKVIATLRKELLV, from the exons ATGATAGACTCGTCAACGGCCGGAATCGAGGAGCTGCATGCTCTTCGACCGAAGACCAttcatcaacctcttcacAATGCTATCCCTCCAGAACTAGTCCCTCGTTTCGACCCAGTCTACGTGGAGTACTACAACAAATATAATGCTGGACGGCTACACACTCACGAGGTACCCATCGAAGACTTTCGTAGAAATCCCGCCAAGTACACCATCGCCTATGGCCGCGCAGCCGGACCAGATGTGTTCCGCATCACTGAGCAGAAATGCCCCGtgaaggatggagagatCACTGTGCGGATCTTTGAACCTGCTCCAGTGTCCGATGACCAGGGCAACCTAAAGAAAAGAGCAGCATATGTCAACTTCCATGGAGGCGGTTGGGTGTTTGGTGATCTCTCCGTCGATCATGATTTTTGCAAACGCCTCGTACACGGCCTCGATGGCCACTTGGTGGCTTTTGACGTCAATTACCGACTGGCACCTGAGTACAAGTACCCAATTCCTGTCGAGGATTGCTGGGCAGCATTCAACTGGGTCAGTGACTTGGTCATCAATTCCTTCACTGTACAATTGTCGAAGTCTGAGACCAAAGGTCTGACA ATTAGATTGAAGAAAGCAGACGAATTCAATATCGATCCGGATCGGATGGCAATCGGTGGTGTCTCTGCAGGAGGACAACTGTCGGCTGTTCTTGCACATCTCTGCCGTGATGGCAACATTCCACTGCGCCTGCAACTCTTGACTGTGCCAGCCTGTGACTTGCACAGTGTCTTCACGTCAGATGGACAGTTTGACCGCGAGAACTGCCCATACGAGTCATACCGGGAAATGGAATTTACGCCGGCACTTCCAGCAGCACGAATGGCATACTTCCATAGGCATTTTCTTGGGAATCCTCGACCTCCCAGATCCGAGGAG GACTGGAAAATCTCTCCTATGCTGGCTCCTAATTTTGAAAATTTAGCACCTGCTTTGGTGCATACAGCAGAGATGGACCCTCTCCGGGATGAGGGCGAGGTTTATGCTGCCAAATTGAAGGATGCCGGAGTTCGTGTGGAACTGATCCGTGCTGTCGGAGCACCTCATATTTTCCCGCTATTGGATGGAATTTTGGAGTCGGGAAGGGTGTATAACGAGAAGGTGATAGCCACGCTGCGGAAAGAGCTTTTGGTGTAG
- a CDS encoding ssDNA endodeoxyribonuclease RAD1, with product MPPERANVPVKLSLPLQYQQDIFNELRGEDELVILARGLGLLRLVTNLLHFYDAAGNNLVLVVGADDRENEWIGEALAEHYAISKTPLARGLKVINTERATVPMREKIYAQGGILSVTSRILVVDLLSKLLDPEKITGMVVLHADRIVATSTEAFIIRIYRQINKSGFLKAFSDSPEPFTTGFAPLANYMRNLFLRKTSLWPRFHVTVAESLEGHRKAEVIELEVPMTDKMREIQNAVLECVEISIAELKKANTGLDMADWTLDSALHRSFDIAIRRQLDPMWHRVSFRTRQIVSDLSDLRAILHALLTYDAVSFVKYLDTIVTAHSPPPGSTRHNYSPWLFLDAAHVLFQTAKSRVYEGKITRDAANTLDSTLQPVLEEQPKWAVLAEVLEEIEQDAYLNPVSTDGSNSTVLIMCTDQRTCRQIREYLGTMHARIGKDKAEDPGDLDAMSEKKFSAEVMLRRRLREYLDWKTSLANVNRNLSAKSGDDTQNAKGQESPKPTSQQGRAPPNKRRRVRGGGTVTSAAARVPNASVQTDTELPGQVSSLLEELQPTDIEETQKGEIISDDLEDMEDFFELYDMDDLVIVHPYDGDMDEHILEEVRPRYIIMYEPDAAFIRRVEVYRSSHVGRNVRVYFIYYGGSVEEQRYLSAVRREKDSFTKLIKEKGSMAVTLTHDKSQEDPQEQFLRTVNTRIAGGGRLAATASPPRVVVDVREFRSALPSLLHGNNMIIVPCQLTVGDYILTPDICVERKSVRDLITSLRNGRLYNQAETMLQHYKNPLLLIEFDQNKSFTFDAFASASTPGTSFLTDYGFSSSGTGTTSLSVSSSLMNPSSPKSAQHLLVLLTLTFPRLKIIWSSSPYQTAEIFADLKKNNPEPDPLRAVQIGLDMDIVTSSHPGDVMAAAGIEHRTFNALPQDMLRAVPGVTPKVLERLILETGNISEIANMDVEQLDPLIGREAARKIVGFFRKNLFDNS from the exons ATGCCACCTGAACGCGCCAATGTCCCCGTGAAGCTGTCCTTGCCTTTG CAATATCAGCAAGACATCTTCAACGAACTACGCGGCGAAGATGAGCTTGTTATCCTTGCCCGAGGTTTAGGCCTCCTGCGCTTGGTGACGAACTTACTCCACTTCTACGATGCTGCAGGGAATAACTTAGTACTGGTTGTGGGTGCTGATGATCGGGAGAATGAATGGATCGGTgaag CCCTCGCGGAACACTATGCCATTAGCAAGACCCCGCTGGCCAGGGGTCTTAAAGTCATCAACACCGAAAGGGCGACTGTTCCCATGCG AGAGAAGATCTACGCCCAAGGTGGTATCCTGAGTGTAACATCCAGGATACTTGTGGTTGATCTACTGTCAA AACTCCTCGACCCGGAAAAGATCACAGGCATGGTTGTACTCCACGCAGACAG GATAGTAGCAACTTCTACCGAAGCTTTTATAATTCGGATCTATCGGCAAATAAACAAGTCTGGCTTTCTGAAGGCTTTCTCCGACTCGCCAGAGCCATTCACTACGGGATTTGCTCCTCTGGCTAATTATATGCGTAACCTGTTTTTGCGCAAAACATCATTATGGCCACGTTTTCACGTCACTGTTGCCGAGTCATTAGAGGGACACAGGAAAGCCGAGGTGATTGAGCTTGAGGTGCCGATGACCGATAAAATGCGCGAAATCCAGAATGCGGTCTTAGAGTGTGTGGAAATCAGTATTGCAGAATTGAAGAAAGCAAATACCGGACTTGACATGGCGGACTGGACTCTGGACAGCGCGTTGCATAGGAGCTTTGATATTGCGATAAGGCGTCAGCTCGATCCCATGTGGCATCGAGTGAGTTTTAGGACCAGGCAGATTGTCAGCGACCTGTCTGATCTTCGCGCGATTCTTCA TGCGTTGCTTACCTATGATGCGGTCTCCTTCGTGAAATATCTGGATACTATTGTGACCGCGCATTCCCCACCGCCTGGTTCGACAAGACATAATTATTCACCCTGGCTCTTTCTCGATGCTGCTCACGTACTCTTCCAGACCGCGAAGTCAAGGGTGTACGAAGGAAAGATCACCCGTGATGCAGCCAATACTCTCGATTCTACCCTTCAACCTGTTCTGGAGGAACAGCCCAAATGGGCAGTTCTAGCAGAAGTGCTGGAAGAGATTGAACAAGATGCTTATTTGAATCCTGTCAGCACGGATGGATCGAATAGTACTGTGCTTATCATGTGTACCGACCAGCGGACTTGCCGGCAGATTAGGGAGTATCTCGGAACAATGCATGCCAGAATTGGTAAAGACAAGGCAGAAGATCCGGGAGACCTTGATGCTATGAGTGAAAAGAAATTTTCCGCGGAGGTAATGTTGCGGAGGAGACTGCGCGAATATCTTGATTGGAAGACTTCGTTGGCGAATGTTAACAGGAATCTATCTGCCAAATCAGGCGACGACACCCAGAACGCAAAGGGCCAGGAGTCACCGAAGCCAACGAGTCAGCAAGGTAGAGCTCCTCCGAACAAGCGACGCCGTGTTCGCGGTGGAGGAACAGTAACATCGGCTGCAGCGCGAGTGCCAAATGCTAGCGTGCAGACTGACACCGAATTGCCGGGTCAAGTTTCTAGTTTACTAGAAGAACTACAACCAACAGATATTGAAGAGACACAGAAAGGAGAGATCATCAGTGATGACCTGGAAGACATGGAAGACTTCTTCGAGCTCTATGACATGGACGACCTGGTTATAGTGCATCCCTACGATGGCGATATGGACGAGCATATACTGGAAGAAGTACGGCCGCGATACATTATTATGTACGAACCCGATGCAGCATTCATTCGACGAGTGGAAGTCTATCGCAGCTCGCATGTTGGAAGGAATGTAAGGGTATACTTCATCTACTACGGGGGCTCTGTGGAAGAACAACGTTACCTAAGTGCAGTCCGACGAGAGAAGGACTCAtttactaagctaataaaagagaaaggg AGCATGGCTGTCACCCTCACCCATGACAAGAGTCAAGAAGATCCTCAGGAACAATTCCTTCGCACAGTGAACACGCGTATCGCCGGAGGGGGTCGATTAGCCGCAActgcatcacctcctcgAGTAGTCGTGGACGTTAGAGAGTTCAGAAGCGCTCTGCCGTCTCTGTTGCACGGGAACAACATGATCATCGTCCCGTGCCAGTTAACAGTCGGCGATTACATCCTAACACCCGATATCTGTGTGGAGCGGAAATCAGTTCGTGACCTCATCACTTCCTTGAGAAATGGGCGCCTCTACAACCAGGCCGAGACGATGCTCCAGCATTACAAGAACCCTCTACTGCTCATCGAATTCGACCAGAACAAATCCTTCACATTCGATGCATTCGCATCCGCGTCGACACCTGGCACATCATTCCTTACCGACTATGGCTTCTCGTCATCCGGAACAGGAACCACTTCCCTATCCGTCAGCAGCTCCCTCATGAACCCATCCAGCCCCAAATCCGCCCAGCATCTTCTCGTGCTTCTCACTCTGACATTCCCACGCCTGAAAATCATATGGTCCTCCTCACCCTACCAGACCGCCGAAATCTTCGCtgatctgaagaagaataacCCGGAACCAGACCCTCTCCGGGCTGTCCAGATTGGCCTCGATATGGATATTGTCACATCGTCACATCCAGGTGATGTCatggcggcggcggggaTTGAGCATCGTACGTTTAATGCTCTCCCTCAGGACATGCTGCGTGCTGTTCCAGGCGTGACGCCAAAGGTGCTCGAGCGACTCATCCTCGAGACGGGAAATATCAGCGAGATTGCGAATATGGATGTTGAGCAGCTTGATCCTCTGATTGGAAGGGAGGCAGCGCGGAAGATCGTTGGCTTCTTTCGTAAAAATTTGTTTGATAATAGTTGA